The Zalophus californianus isolate mZalCal1 chromosome X, mZalCal1.pri.v2, whole genome shotgun sequence genome window below encodes:
- the LOC113930854 gene encoding 60S ribosomal protein L7a-like yields MPKGKKVKGKKVARVPAVVKKQEAKKAVNLLFEKRPKNFGIGQDIQPKRDLTHFVKWPRYVWLQRQRAIRYKRRKVPPAITQVTQALDRQTAAQLLKLAHKNRLETKQEKKQRLLARAEKKAAGKGDVPTKRPPVLRAGVNTVTTLVENKKAQLVVIAHDVDPIELVVFLPALCHKMGVPYCTIKGKARLGYLVHRKTRTTVAFTQVNSEDKQALAKLVEAIRTNYNDRYDAIQRHWGGNVLGPKSVACIAKLEKAKAEELATKLG; encoded by the coding sequence ATGCCAAAAGGGAAGAAGGTGAAGGGGAAGAAGGTGGCCCGGGTGCCTGCTGTCGTGAAGAAGCAGGAGGCCAAGAAGGCAGTCAATCTCCTGTTCGAGAAGAGGCCCAAGAATTTTGGCATCGGACAGGACATCCAGCCCAAAAGGGACCTCACCCACTTTGTCAAATGGCCCCGCTATGTCTGGCTGCAACGGCAACGGGCTATTCGCTATAAACGTCGAAAAGTGCCTCCCGCAATTACCCAGGTCACCCAGGCCTTGGACCGCCAGACAGCTGCTCAACTGCTTAAGCTGGCCCACAAGAACAGACTAGAGACAAAGCAGGAGAAGAAGCAGAGATTGTTGGCCCGGGCCGAGAAGAAAGCTGCGGGCAAAGGGGATGTTCCCACTAAGAGGCCACCTGTCCTTCGAGCTGGGGTTAACACTGTCACCACCTTGGTGGAAAACAAGAAGGCTCAGCTGGTAGTGATTGCACATGATGTGGATCCCATTGAGCTGGTGGTTTTCCTGCCTGCCCTGTGTCATAAGATGGGGGTTCCCTACTGCACTATCAAGGGGAAGGCCAGGCTGGGGTATCTGGTCCACAGGAAGACCCGCACCACTGTCGCCTTCACACAGGTCAACTCGGAAGACAAACAAGCTCTGGCAAAGCTGGTGGAAGCCATCAGGACCAATTACAATGACAGATACGATGCGATCCAACGCCACTGGGGAGGCAACGTCCTGGGTCCGAAGTCTGTGGCTTGCATCgccaagctggaaaaggcaaaggctGAAGAACTGGCCACCAAACTGGGCTGA